A stretch of the Bacteroidota bacterium genome encodes the following:
- a CDS encoding glycosyltransferase family 2 protein, with amino-acid sequence MLNGKKIIVVLPAYNAELTLKKTYEEIPFDIVDEVVLVDDCSSDKTFEVAKQIGIKHVIRHEKNRGYGGNQKTCYDTALSLGADIVIMLHPDYQYTPKLIPSMSHIIANDLYDVVLGSRILGKGALKGGMPLYKYVFNRFLTLSENILVNQKLSEYHTGYRAFSKKVLEKINYHANSDDFVFDNQILSQIIYAGFEIAEVTCPTKYFEEASSINFSRSMKYGMGVMGVSFLHFFCKLGVCKSEIYSLPAGRQG; translated from the coding sequence ATGCTCAACGGAAAAAAAATAATTGTTGTTCTTCCGGCATACAATGCCGAACTCACGCTGAAGAAAACCTACGAGGAAATTCCTTTTGACATAGTAGATGAAGTGGTGCTGGTGGATGATTGCAGCAGCGACAAAACGTTTGAGGTGGCAAAACAAATCGGCATTAAGCATGTAATCCGCCATGAAAAAAACCGCGGCTACGGAGGAAATCAAAAGACGTGCTACGACACCGCTCTATCGCTCGGTGCCGATATTGTGATTATGCTTCATCCCGATTACCAGTACACCCCCAAACTTATTCCTTCCATGTCGCACATCATTGCCAATGATTTATACGATGTGGTGCTCGGCTCGCGCATTCTGGGCAAAGGCGCGCTCAAGGGCGGAATGCCGCTTTATAAATATGTGTTCAACCGGTTTCTCACGCTGAGTGAAAACATATTGGTGAACCAGAAACTTTCGGAATACCACACCGGCTACCGCGCGTTTTCAAAAAAAGTGCTGGAGAAAATTAATTACCATGCCAACTCCGATGATTTTGTTTTCGATAATCAAATCCTCTCGCAGATTATTTATGCCGGCTTTGAAATTGCCGAAGTAACCTGCCCCACCAAATATTTTGAAGAAGCATCGTCCATTAATTTCAGCAGAAGCATGAAGTACGGAATGGGAGTGATGGGGGTTTCTTTTCTTCACTTCTTCTGCAAACTGGGCGTATGCAAATCGGAGATTTACAGCCTGCCTGCCGGCAGGCAGGGATGA
- a CDS encoding LptF/LptG family permease — translation MRTLHRHMIFSFIGPFLMTFFIAVFVLFLQFLWKYVDDLVGKGLDTSTLAELFFYVILSMFPLSLPLAILLSSLMTFGGLGEHFELVALKSSGMSLQKIMSPLVVVAFLISVGAFFFSNNILPFVNLKMNSLIFDIQQKKPALNIKEGIFYNGIEGYTIRIEEKEDDGITCRGIMIYDHTDEVGNNKVITAESGKLEMSDDKQFLVMDLFNGTSYEETADTKNEHDHPLVRSTFKEQTVKFDLSGFRLVRTDEELFKSNHSMLNLQQIEAAIDSLKKDKENSIIAFRKNFSDMLSDSTVVRVGSPQYVSTPPDSLRARNHLPGLPLQIIAARTNPNIEKAQVIDMALNIARSKKYFIENTLNDAENYDEPIRSLNIEWHKKFTLSLACLILFFVGAPLGAIIRKGGLGMPVVVSVIIFILFWVIAISGEKMSKEGVLPPYIGMWMATAVILPLGIFLTRKATSDSALLDTDSYLRPFQKLFRKKT, via the coding sequence ATGAGAACGCTTCACCGCCACATGATTTTTTCTTTCATCGGTCCTTTCCTGATGACTTTTTTCATAGCGGTGTTCGTGCTCTTTCTCCAATTCCTCTGGAAATATGTAGATGATTTGGTAGGCAAAGGTCTTGACACCTCCACGCTGGCGGAATTATTTTTTTATGTTATTCTCTCCATGTTTCCGCTTTCGCTTCCGCTGGCAATTCTGCTTTCTTCGCTCATGACGTTCGGAGGTTTGGGCGAGCATTTCGAACTCGTTGCCCTGAAATCTTCCGGCATGTCTCTGCAAAAAATAATGTCTCCGCTCGTGGTGGTTGCCTTTCTCATAAGCGTGGGAGCGTTTTTCTTTTCAAATAACATTCTTCCGTTTGTAAACCTGAAAATGAATTCGCTCATCTTCGACATTCAGCAGAAGAAGCCGGCACTGAATATTAAAGAAGGAATTTTTTACAACGGCATTGAGGGCTACACCATTCGCATTGAAGAAAAAGAAGACGATGGAATTACCTGCCGCGGCATTATGATTTACGACCACACGGATGAAGTGGGAAATAACAAAGTGATTACTGCCGAATCGGGAAAACTCGAAATGTCGGACGACAAACAATTTCTGGTAATGGATTTATTTAACGGAACAAGTTATGAAGAAACTGCAGATACTAAAAACGAACACGACCATCCGCTGGTGCGCAGCACGTTCAAAGAGCAAACGGTGAAGTTTGATTTATCCGGTTTCCGCCTGGTGCGCACCGATGAAGAACTTTTCAAGTCCAATCACTCCATGCTTAATCTTCAGCAAATCGAAGCAGCCATTGATTCGCTGAAGAAAGACAAGGAGAACAGCATTATTGCTTTCAGAAAAAACTTTTCCGATATGCTTTCCGATTCAACTGTTGTGCGCGTGGGTTCGCCACAGTATGTTTCAACTCCTCCCGATTCCTTGCGTGCGCGAAATCATCTTCCCGGGCTTCCGCTGCAGATAATTGCTGCGCGTACAAACCCTAACATAGAAAAGGCGCAGGTAATTGACATGGCGCTGAACATTGCACGAAGCAAAAAATATTTTATTGAAAACACGCTCAACGATGCAGAAAATTATGACGAGCCCATTCGTTCACTGAATATTGAATGGCATAAAAAATTTACGCTCTCTCTCGCCTGCCTCATTTTATTTTTTGTGGGCGCACCGCTGGGCGCAATTATCCGAAAGGGAGGTTTGGGAATGCCGGTGGTAGTATCGGTAATTATTTTTATTCTCTTCTGGGTGATTGCAATTTCAGGTGAGAAAATGTCGAAAGAAGGAGTGCTTCCGCCTTATATAGGAATGTGGATGGCTACTGCAGTAATTCTGCCGCTGGGAATTTTTCTCACGCGCAAAGCAACTTCAGATTCAGCTTTGCTTGATACAGATTCCTACCTGAGACCGTTTCAAAAACTTTTCCGAAAAAAGACATGA